Proteins encoded together in one Triticum dicoccoides isolate Atlit2015 ecotype Zavitan chromosome 7B, WEW_v2.0, whole genome shotgun sequence window:
- the LOC119340836 gene encoding AAA-ATPase At3g28580-like has protein sequence MAAPAGKWPWVGVGTAMTVVTVWSCSKLPDYIHDELRHFITKWTPLVAAYFNPYVQVTISEQSDEQFRRNELFDDISAYLTDKCAGGARRLKAELGKDGKLPEITLDDDVHVTDDHQGARVWWYASNKGPSYRSPGPVVSLFPFDTEPRLFRAVFHKRHRRVMLDDYLPGALEKGRGLIATMARERRLFTNHRPGNRSTWCHVPFEHPATFDKLAMDPDHKKEITDDLEAFMDGKQYYSDVGKAWKRGYLLHGPPGTGKSTLISAMANKLKYDVYDLDLTSVKNNAELRKLFIETKGKSIIVIEDIDAIEVDLAGNRKVADKKGAGGSCCDPLDPNKDDGSKVTLSGLLSFVDGLWSASGGERVIIFTTNRVDMLDPALTRRGRMDMHIEMSYCRFGAFKVLAKNYLKVEDHDLFDEIRQLLDDTDTSPADVAHNLMPKCKKRRRDDSDRSSSDVARMDADTSLAGLVETLKKARRESVTAPAAVKL, from the coding sequence ATGGCAGCTCCGGCCGGTAAGTGGCCGTGGGTCGGGGTCGGGACGGCCATGACCGTCGTCACCGTGTGGTCCTGCTCCAAATTGCCGGACTACATCCACGACGAGCTGAGGCACTTCATCACCAAGTGgacgccgctcgtcgccgcctACTTCAACCCCTACGTCCAGGTCACCATCTCCGAGCAAAGCGACGAGCAGTTCCGCCGAAACGAGCTCTTCGACGACATCTCCGCCTACCTCACCGACAAATGCGCTGGCGGCGCCCGCAGGCTCAAGGCCGAGCTGGGGAAGGACGGCAAGCTCCCGGAGATCACCCTGGACGACGACGTGCACGTCACCGACGACCACCAAGGCGCGCGCGTCTGGTGGTACGCGTCCAACAAGGGCCCCAGCTACAGGAGCCCGGGCCCCGTCGTCAGCCTCTTCCCCTTCGACACGGAGCCCCGGCTGTTCCGGGCAGTGTTCCACAAGCGCCACCGCCGTGTCATGCTCGACGACTACCTGCCGGGCGCGCTGGAGAAGGGCCGCGGTCTCATCGCCACCATGGCCAGGGAGAGGCGGCTGTTCACGAACCACCGGCCGGGGAACAGGAGCACCTGGTGCCACGTGCCATTCGAGCACCCGGCGACCTTCGACAAGCTCGCCATGGACCCTGACCATAAGAAGGAGATCACCGACGATCTGGAGGCGTTCATGGATGGCAAGCAGTACTACTCAGACGTGGGCAAGGCGTGGAAGCGCGGGTACCTGCTGCACGGGCCCCCCGGCACGGGCAAGTCAACGCTAATCTCGGCCATGGCCAACAAGCTCAAGTACGACGTCTACGACCTTGACCTCACGTCCGTCAAGAACAACGCCGAGCTCCGGAAGCTCTTCATCGAGACCAAGGGCAAGTCCATCATCGTCATCGAGGACATCGACGCCATCGAGGTCGACCTCGCCGGAAACCGCAAGGTCGCCGACAAGAAGGGCGCCGGGGGCAGCTGCTGCGACCCGCTGGACCCCAACAAAGATGACGGCAGCAAGGTGACGCTCTCCGGTCTGCTCAGCTTCGTGGACGGGCTGTGGTCAGCGAGCGGCGGCGAGCGGgtcatcatcttcaccaccaacCGCGTTGACATGCTCGACCCAGCGCTGACCCGCCGCGGGAGGATGGACATGCACATCGAGATGTCTTACTGCCGCTTCGGGGCCTTCAAGGTGCTCGCCAAGAACTACCTCAAGGTAGAAGACCACGACTTGTTCGACGAAATACGGCAGCTGCTCGACGACACTGACACGTCACCCGCTGACGTGGCACATAACCTCATGCCCAAATGCAAAAAGAGGAGGAGGGACGACTCCGATAGGTCGTCCAGTGACGTGGCGCGTATGGACGCCGACACTTCCTTGGCAGGTTTAGTTGAGACCCTGAAGAAAGCCAGGAGGGAATCAGTGACTGCTCCGGCCGCCGTGAAACTTTGA
- the LOC119339224 gene encoding probable methyltransferase PMT9, whose protein sequence is MKPHPPPPPPPGSRGWGGGATGRRRAFACALAGAALALALLCLFHGAAFGPTLRRPRLRLRASQVQAQAPLPAGLALSSLPVCDARHSELIPCLDRGLHHQLRLRLNLSLMEHYERHCPPAPRRLNCLIPPPDGYLVPIRWPRSRDEVWTANIPHTHLASEKSDQRWMVVNGDKINFPGGGTHFHYGADKYIVNLAQMLGFPNDKLNNEGNIRNVLDVGCGVASFGAYLLPLDIIAMSLAPNDVHENQIQFALERGIPSTLGVLGTRRLPYPSRSFELAHCSRCRIDWLQRDGILLLEVDRVLRPGGYFVYSSPEAYAHRDPVNRKIWKQMSNLAQRMCWKIASKEGQTVIWVKPLTNGCYMRREPRALPPMCGHDDDPDAAWNVLMKACITPYSKRVNKVKGSELLPWPQRLTAPPPRLEEIGISSKNFTEDNKIWNSRVAQYWKLMKSEIQKYSFRNVMDMNANLGGFAASLRKKDVWVMNVVPFMESGKLKIIYDRGLIGTIHNWCESFSTYPRTYDLLHAWLLFSEMENQGCGLEDLLIEMDRIMRPHGYAIIRDKAAVIDYIKKLLHALRWDDWSSEVKPKRDALSSGDERVLIVRKKLWDQAAQAAS, encoded by the exons ATGAAGCCGCaccccccgccgcctccgccgccgggcAGCCGCGGGTGGGGCGGGGGcgcgacgggccgccgccgggcctTCGCGTGCGCCCTCGCCGGGGCCGCCCTCGCGCTCGCGCTCCTCTGCCTCTTCCACGGCGCCGCCTTCGGCCCCACCCTCCGCCGCCCTCGCCTCCGCCTCCGAGCCTCGCAGGTCCAGGCCCAGGCCCCGCTCCCCGCCGGCCTCGCTCTCTCCTCCCTCCCG GTGTGCGACGCGAGGCACTCGGAGCTGATCCCGTGCCTGGACCGGGGCCTCCACCACCAGCTCCGCCTCAGGCTCAACCTCTCCCTCATGGAGCACTACGAGCGCCACTGcccgcccgcgccccgccgcctcaacTGCCTCATCCCCCCGCCCGACGGCTACCTG GTGCCGATCAGGTGGCCGAGGAGCCGGGATGAGGTGTGGACGGCCAACATACCCCACACGCACCTCGCCTCCGAGAAGTCAGACCAGAGGTGGATGGTGGTGAACGGTGACAAGATCAACTTCCCTGGCGGAGGCACCCACTTCCACTACGGCGCCGACAAGTACATTGTGAACCTCGCGCAG ATGTTGGGGTTTCCGAATGACAAGCTGAACAACGAAGGCAACATCAGGAACGTGCTCGACGTCGGCTGCGGGGTTGCTAGCTTCGGGGCTTACCTCCTACCGCTAGATATAATTGCAATGTCGCTTGCTCCCAACGATGTGCACGAGAACCAGATTCAGTTTGCCCTTGAGAGGGGGATCCCGTCCACCCTTGGTGTGCTGGGTACAAGGAGGCTGCCATATCCAAGCCGCTCATTTGAGCTGGCGCATTGCTCGCGCTGTCGAATTGACTGGTTGCAGAGGGATGGGATCTTGTTGCTGGAAGTGGATAGGGTTTTGAGGCCTGGAGGGTATTTCGTTTATTCGTCACCAGAGGCTTATGCTCATCGTGATCCAGTTAACCGGAAGATATGGAAGCAGATGAGCAATCTTGCTCAGAGGATGTGCTGGAAGATTGCTTCAAAGGAGGGTCAGACGGTGATATGGGTCAAACCATTGACAAATGGGTGCTATATGAGGAGAGAGCCCAGAGCACTTCCTCCCATGTGTGGCCATGATGATGACCCAGATGCTGCTTGGAATGTCCTCATGAAAGCATGCATAACTCCCTACTCCAAGA GAGTTAACAAGGTTAAAGGAAGCGAACTGCTTCCCTGGCCACAAAGGCTCACAGCACCACCCCCTCGTCTGGAAGAGATTGGAATCAGTTCAAAGAATTTTACTGAAGACAAT AAAATTTGGAATTCTAGAGTTGCTCAGTACTGGAAACTTATGAAATCTGAGATACAGAAGTATTCCTTCAGAAATGTTATGGATATGAATGCTAACCTTGGCGGATTTGCAGCATCACTGAGGAAAAAAGATGTCTGGGTAATGAATGTAGTCCCTTTCATGGAATCTGGAAAACTGAAGATCATATATGACCGTGGTTTGATAGGAACAATCCATAACTG GTGCGAGTCATTCTCGACATACCCTCGTACCTACGACCTCCTTCACGCCTGGCTCCTGTTCTCTGAGATGGAAAATCAAGGCTGTGGCCTGGAAGATCTGCTGATCGAGATGGACCGCATCATGAGGCCTCATGGGTACGCCATCATCAGGGACAAAGCTGCTGTCATAGACTACATCAAGAAGCTTCTACACGCGCTGAGATGGGACGACTGGTCATCTGAGGTGAAACCAAAGAGAGACGCGCTTTCTTCAGGCGATGAAAGAGTCTTGATCGTGAGGAAGAAGCTATGGGATCAGGCAGCGCAGGCGGCTTCCTAG